GCATTCGCACGATGTGCCTTACGGTTCTGGCAGTGGGCAGCAGTCTGTTACTGGGTTCCCAAATGTTGATGACTCCAATAGCTACTGGGTATGCCAATGATATAGTAGTTTATTCTCCTACTACTATTACATTTGCTGTAATTTAAATTAGAGTTCAGCTTTGAAGTTTCCAGATTTACAGTGTGGTTTCTTTCTGGTTAGATTGTTAGGCCTGTGCCAGACTCTGGTAAGCAAGGGGACGCGATCAAAAGTGGAGCAATTTTTAGATTGCAACATATGAGGACAAGGAAATGGCTTCATAGCCACCTGCATGCATCCCCTATTTCGGGCAATCTCGAGGTTGGCAAATTGCCTTTCTTTCCCTCTTGATTTTAAGTCCTCTAATTGCTAGTGTTATTTCTCTAAAGGGGTAACAACGTTTTATTTTGACTTTTGTGTCGTCTTTAGCATAATGCGTCCTCTTGCCAAAGTTGAACAATGTTATCGTTTCTAGTTACCCCTTCCCCCTCACTCCTCTAGTTATTTCGTTGACAATATGGCTGCAGATTAATTTGAGAGGAGCTTTGAGTGACCAGAAATTGATAAAAATTACTCCATTAGTCCATTGGTGAGGTTGTAAGGCAGAACTTATATGTTCGTCCTTTGCCTTATGCAAGCATGGATCTTTTCCGCCATTTTGTTggttgagcatttttttttatcttgttaTACCCATACTTGTTTGATTGTCATTTTTGGCTTCATGTGGCCTCTTACTGCATTCTTGCGAAATTTGAATTTCTTTCAGAATGCACAAACTTCTGATACTTTTACCCCCGTCTGCTACAATACAATCTTCATCTTGTCAATGATCCATTGCTAGCTAGTGGTGTACTTCCGAACTCTGAAGCATAGCTGTTCATTTATTTgtgttttcatttttcagttCGTATGATTTCAATACATCCACTACTTGACACAAATTAGACAATAACCAATAGGACACACGCGGGCAACATGTGATTCAATCGTTCTATTGCACCACATTGTTAGTCATCTCATTCTTGTGATTGAGGGCAATCCCCACCCCCACCAAACCCCTTTTCCACCAAACCGAATGGTGACCTTCCAAGGAAGAAAGTGAAAGGGTGGGCAGTATTTGGCTACCTCACTTCACATTTTATCTTGCTTTGAAAAACTATAGCTTCGCTTTTCATTAGCAACACAACACAGGTGGAAGACTTTGTGGTAGATATGTAAATGCAACAGTTAAACGTGCTTACACATTTGCGTATACTGACATTGTCTACATCAGTTGGAAGGCACTCTTACTCATGcatgtgttttgaaattttttatttttggagaccCAAGAAACTGCTGCTCATAATTCTTGTCTCATTTTGATAAGTAGACTAAAATGCGAGTGTATGCCAAACTTTGTAGAAAATATTTATCATGGGACTTGATTTGAGCTGCAATATAATGTTTTGTAGGTGAGTTGCTTCGGAGGAGATGGGGAATCTGACACCGGGGACTATTGGAGGTGAGACTTGTGACATGTTTGGAACATATACTTACATAACTTGGTTTCCTCCATGGCAAATGGCGAAACTCACTTTCTTTCCTTCCCTCAGACTCGAAATAGAAGGAAGTGGGAAAACTTGGAGGCAAGATCAAAGGATCAGGCTCCATCATGTGGATACTGGTGGTTATCTACATAGTCACGGCAAGAAATATGCACGAATAGCTGGTGGTCAACAAGAGGTAAAATGTGAAAGTTGTGATATTTTTGCAGAAATGCATCATTGGGATAACAAATCTAGAACGCCTTTGTTGTTCAAATATGAGATGGATTTTCCTTTAATATGGACtgggttggaaaaaaaatcgtAGAGCGCAAAGTTTTTTTGCTGATATTTTCTAAATATAACCCCAAGAATATTAGATAATTGCCTCCGAAGACCTGAAAACTTCAATCCTTTTCCATTGCAAATCATAATGGCAATAGGTGCTTGACCTCAGTGCCAACAAATATTTCCGCCCCTGATTGACATACACGTGTGCAAACATCTGGATCTGGCAGATAACTATTCTACTATATTGTTGTTGGCTTTTCCAAATGCTAAACTAGGGCTGTGATGATCAACTTTCTCCGAGCACACCCATATTCAACTGGTGGTTTCATTTTGGTTAcaattttcttgtacaaatattTCAGGTTTGTGGTGTGCGAGAAAAGCGCCCTGATAATGTGTGGTTGGCAGCCGAGGGTGTCTACCTCCCAATTGCAGAGAGCAAGTAATAGTCACATGTAATTCGTGAAACCTTGAGCACTCTACATGTAGGTTTTTCAGTTATGAGGGATTTTGCCGGTGCGTCTTAGATGTATTGTATCCCCTTTTTATGTGAGAACAATCTAAGTATTCTCGAGCATTACGGATTTCTGTAGTTCATATTTAGTGACCTGAGAACCATCTTTCCTCAAGCAAGTGGTTTATTACTGTTCTTGCTACAGTGGTTTGTAATGGTTTTAGATCAATGTATCGTACATTTATCTGATGTCATAATCAAGTCCCAGTTCTTGTTCTAAATTTCCTACTGtatccttcttctttttgataAATTACTGTATCCTATTTTATACCTATAATGGTCTCTCCTATACACATTGGTTGCTAGTCATGAGAGATTGGAGCGTAAATTCAAGTAAGCTTCAATTCGGAATTTGTAAATATTTGGATGTGTACTATTTGGACAAATAGTCGAAAAAGTCTTTtgaaattatttactttttctccaaaaaaaaaacccaggggAACGACGGTATGACAACTGAAACCAAACATCCCAACAAAATTGATACCTAAGTTTTGGGACACAACTCATGTCTCCTGACTCGATACCAACAATAGAGAATAAAGACAGCTCATAGTGCAAgacatatttttttgtcaatcggaAATATATAGTGTGAGACATTAATATTTGTTGTATTTGGAtggattttttagaatttttgagtttgatttttggggtaatgagagagagaaataaggtaatgattggagatatgggtaataagtgtagagagatagagagagagagaaatgagaataatgattaaagagtggagagagaaatgagaataataattgaaagtaaTAATAATGAGTGCTTTTtgaattgaaattttattttcaagttTCCATCCAAACGAAGGAAATTGTGCATTGTGCTAATAAGCACACCGATTGAAGCGATGAGAAATTCGCTTCTTTAGTCGCAATTTTTTTGCCGGAGTCACCGCGAAGCCTGAGCGACTACATTGTCCATGACCTTGTCAAGTGTGATAGATAGCATAGTCAAGTTAGCCAAAAATTACTAAAACTTTATATCCCAATGAAAATTGGAAAACTTGACACTCAAAATCAGATCGTCTACAGTAACAAGGTATATCACATGGTAAAGTTGTAGTTCTTCAACATGGAAGCTTCTTCCTGGCGAATCACAAAATTTGTGCTTTTGGAGAACCTATTtgtcagttctctctctctctctccctttttttttttttggatatctcTAATCACCATTTtgtttgcacatttttttttatcaaaaaggaGAAACTTCTCTTGTTTGAAACTAGACCTAaatatagatagatatatacCTCTCCCAACACATCACTAAAACCGGTCTCAGAAACGGACTGCGCAGCTATGGAAGTCCTAGCACACGATTCGTCCACAGTGGCGGAGATGGAGACGTTGGAGTAGCGCAACATGCACTCTCGGTACCAAATTGTGACCCGGTTCGCTCTGAGGCAGAGTTTTGGTACATCTTGAGTAGAGAAAACAATGTAGTCCAGACAATCCGCGGGGGAGAGGTCCCCGCGGCATAGCAAGAGTCCGTAAGCGGCTGCATCATCGCGGGCAGCAGTGAAGCTGTAAAAGCCGCTGGTGAGTGCGGCAGCGTTCAATGAGAGTCTAGAGAAGAGAGCAGAGCGGAGATTGGCGGAGAAGGTAGTGGTGGTAGAGTTGTTTTTCGGGTGGTCATCGGATTCTTGGTTTGTGCTTAGTAGAACATAGATATTCTTGGTTTGTGCTTAGTAGACGGCTCTTTTTCAAGTTGTGAGCTCCCTCTGATGAAATCACACATTAGTAAAACCAACGGGTCATCTTCTGATGTGGAGCTTAATGTTGTCCAAGAGAGTGGAACTCATTGTGAAAACTCTTCGGCAAGTGGTGGGGCTAGCTCTAGGCTCATTAGGGAGGACTTCAGTCCCAAGGTTGTGAATTCAGTAACGGGTGATTCTAGCAATTTGGTCTTGGAAGATGGCGAAATTGCGGCTGAGAATACAACCCCATTATTGATTCATAATCCAATTTCGGATGTTGGGGTGTTTGACAAAGGATTCTGGAACCTCTCAGAAGTGGGTTTTTTAAATCAAGCTGATTTGGAAATGGCTGAACTTAACCCGACCCATGCTAAATATATTGATGGTATCCAGTTAGTTGTGGACCTTGACCCACTGAGAAGACTAAAGAAATGGGGAAAGGAAATTCGAAGCATAAGTCGACTGAGAAAATGTTGGGCATTCCTAAATCTAAGAAGAAAgtgggaagaaagaagaaaaaatgcgtTATGTTTCGATCTGCGATTGCTGCTGCGGCTTTATCCGCTTTTTCCAGAGACACTAACAGGTTACATCTTGATGATGCAAAGGCTGCTCGGTCTATTGAGAAAATATTGGGCGAAGATTATTTGGGTGATGATGAGGAAGTCTTAAGTAATCTCATGATTGATCATTAGTCATCTCAGGAGCAGGTGATTGGGTTTTGGGTGTGTTTGTCTCTTATTTGGTTTTTTGGGCcgggttggcttcttgccatccATGGGTGATTATTTTCTCTTCTGGTTCTTAGCGgcatggcatatgattgtcggagTTCTCATTGCTCTGTTTTGATGCATCGTGCTATggatctttttaatctttgtaatctgttttcaaagattaataaattttctttgctgttcaaaaaaaaaaaaaacaaagatcaaTCAAATCCCTCTccaacttgatgtacccttatcaagtttcttaataaatttttgccatttcaaagaaaaaacaaagatcGATCAAAGAGAGGTCAGCTTGGGTTAATGTTGTGGGGAGGCCAAGCAAGGAAAATGTGGTTTTCTTTGAGGTCTCAACCTCTTGACTAACAAAGACTTTGAAATTTGAGGGGGAAGAAAGGAGACCCCCCATTTTTCTTCACCGTATTGGATACTCCTTTCGTCTGAAATGTCTGATATTGTTTGTTTTAAGTGAAATCCAACTTTTTAAAAGAACATAACATTAACACGTCTCgctaaaaaaaaactgatttgaTTTTCAACATTATTATCTCTTATTCTCtacttttaaaattgttttgagTCAAGGGTTAGTTTATAAAAATCTACTTGAAGGAGtagcgctttttttttttgtgcttaacTAAAAGATCGCGGTCCAACAAAATGCATGAATGAGATATAAATGcttgatttttctctctctaagcaaAACGCATGTgcatagaaattttttttgcatgaacACCACGAACTACGGACATTAAAAACTTACATTGCTTACATACCCATGACGTTCCTTATTGCTTTGCTTGGTGTATACTCAGACAAATGAGACAAGCTCTCAAGAACTAGTCTCTCAGGCTACATCGTCGAATGGTAAATAGTCGCACGGTACAATAATTTGCATCCGGACATCAAAGAAAACATCAATACCACCTACTCTTCCCAGTTTATCAGTCATGTCAAGTCCGAAAAGCGAAGTCATAGTGATAAATGGTTTGGCTTGAACGGTGGTAGAATACCATCACTTCCACTTTCCTTGCAGTGAATTAACAGTGACACCGAAGGATTTTTCAATAGTGAATGGTTTGGTTTACGGGTAGGCACCAGGCGGCCAACCACTGATACATAACAGACTATCAATCAGAATTCGGATTCCAAAACATCAAACATATTTGATCCGATATTGAGGATAAAAGCCAGTACCATAAAAGCAAACAATTGCAAACATGTGAAAACCAAAATCTTTTCAACTGCTACAGATAGGGTACTCAGAACATCAAAAATTTCCTAAAACCAGTCTCCCAAACCAACAAGAGGGGCAAGGTTTCTAGTGAAACTCCAATGCATGCCTAATCGAAGAGGTATCCATTGATAGTCACTCACTGAGTCTTGAGATACTGCTGAACAATATGAAGGCCTTCGGTTTCCTCCCCATAATCCTGCAGAAGAAACAGGAAGTTAGCTTCACATGGAAAGGTAGAAGAGCAGAAGAAAGAGTTCAACAATTCCTTCAGGTTCTTACCTTCACAACCAACATAGAGCAACCCACAACCTTCCTTGCCTTACCCTCGGAATCAATCTTGCACAACTGCATGCCAATGGTACAATAAAGCCTTAAAACTGAGTCATCAAAGATCTACTACAGTGGCGAATTAATGGAATCTGATGCAAGGTACCTACAAGTTGCTCCTACACAATATCTACTCCAAAAATGCAGCCAAGATGCATCAGACAGgtaagtaatttttggaagggCAACAGATGCAACATTTAACTCACCGGGAAGATTGCAAGCCAAATGCTGGATATGATGAGCAATTTTATTTCTGGACACAACTTGGTTTACTTACTAGAAAGCAGCAACTAACATGATCTATTCAATAGGTTTGGTTTGAACACATACGTATCAGCCAACAGATTTCAACACGACAACCAGTAGATAGCAGGAATAACTGATTGAGTAGAAAGCACACCATAAAGTTTGTTTCGAAAGGGTCACCCGCAACCCATGAAACAAACCCCAATTTTGCAACCCTTTTCAATCAAAGACACGGAGGTAACAGACCTTCTCATTTGATATTAATAACTGACTGAGCACTTCAAGGTCGCAAGGGAAACAATCAACAGAATTACATGAGAGATGCACAGTGAATCGTCAAAATGAAGCAAGTAGTTAGTACAACAAATTAAACTTACACCGGCCCATTCGCCAAGAGTCTTAGCACTTGGAACAGTTATCAAGTTCACATTGTGGTCAGCACAAAGTGCTTTCACAAGTTTAACATAATCTGGCTGGTTGCAGTCCTCTGCCAATACACAAAGCTGGGCAGTATGCTTTTCAATCACTTTTGCACCCTCATGAAGACCACGAATAAGCCCACTATGAGCCAACGATTTCCTCAAGACTAGCTGCAAAGCTGTCATGATGTCCATAGGCTCACCGAGAGCTGGAGCAGGGGCCTCAGCGGCGACAACAACCTCTTCACTGAAAAATAAATGTACTCAAAGAGTAAATGCATTACCCAAGCAAAGGGGAACATACATTCATACATAAAATCAGCTTATGACAAgtacaaattaaacaaaaaaaattccttaacCCTCTAGTAATCCAAAATTTGGGTCTAAAAGCTACTGTTCTCATGAAATACATGAGTACACAAATTGCCACCAAGATTACAGAACTTTTACTCCGAACATTTTCCAAAGTACAGATGCACTTTGTTTAATTGCAGAAGAAAAATCTTAAGAAGTGAAATGACATACCCTgacatttttcttcttcttcaagatccTTTTTTCAACCTGcttcaaaagaaaacaacataGGAAATCGAGTGTAAGAATAAGAACTTGAacacaccaacctcaaacaTAACAAGCAAATAAAACCCAAACAAATAACACTCTAGGAAGACAACAAGAAATGACCTTCAAACAAATACACCTCTCTATTGTCCAAACATTCAAAGATTAGACTACTCTGAAACACGCTGCTTCATTCACTTTGGAACAAGAAATGGGACCAAACGCTTTTCTTAAAGATCAGTTTAATTGCATATGACCGTAGCCAACTACTATACACCACATTGCCAATATTGGAAGCATACTACACGTCGTCCTAATTCTATATATTCCTGGAAAAATAACCCAAATTAGAAAACTCCAGcccaaaagtacaaaattatcaCCTATTCATTGCATTACCTCCCTATCAGTAAAAATGCAGAGACCAGTGTCTAAAGGCTCTGGATACCTAAGCTACCTCTAATTATAATACAGTCTCACAATGATCAGCTGGCGTAATTCAATCCTATAATCACAGTAAACTCACAAACGGAGCTCATTATTTCCAACATTAATCCAGTTGATAATACTTCAAGAAAGCTTCTCACAGTCCAGCAACCAACCTGCACTACCAATGTATCTTTCTACATCATATTTCACCCCTATATATCTTTATGCAGTTCCATTTAATTTCTCAAGCATTCAAACACCATGCCTCCATAAAATGCCTCTATATCTTTCTACCTAAACGTCTTTCTACACGTTCATCGAAACACAAATCACTCACAAGCTCCCAAAAGCTGAAATAACTCATTTTCGGAAATTTAAAATCATCGTCTATCGAAAAAATCAAATGCAGTCGTGTTCTTATCCTATAACGGGAGATAAATACGAATGATTTGTCTGCAGATGTAAAAGGTCCAGATCGTCCAGCCATTTGACACTCAAACAAGAGACCGACAGCATACATGAATCCATCTAGATCTGAAACGTCTACGGATAATTAAATCATCGAGTGCAGATTAGTACAGGGAAAGAGAGTAAgcattctagagagagaatacCTGTGGCTGGGTATGAGGCTTCGAGAACTCaagctgctctctctctctctgtggcttCGAAGCGACTGGGACGACGAACAAAAGTTGCGCAGACT
This DNA window, taken from Rhododendron vialii isolate Sample 1 chromosome 8a, ASM3025357v1, encodes the following:
- the LOC131335346 gene encoding stromal cell-derived factor 2-like protein — encoded protein: MAFSFFALAVFLFLTLDPDYSTSPVSAASEGVQITYGSVIKIMHERTKFRLHSHDVPYGSGSGQQSVTGFPNVDDSNSYWIVRPVPDSGKQGDAIKSGAIFRLQHMRTRKWLHSHLHASPISGNLEVSCFGGDGESDTGDYWRLEIEGSGKTWRQDQRIRLHHVDTGGYLHSHGKKYARIAGGQQEVCGVREKRPDNVWLAAEGVYLPIAESK
- the LOC131335348 gene encoding small ribosomal subunit protein eS12-like codes for the protein MSGEEVVVAAEAPAPALGEPMDIMTALQLVLRKSLAHSGLIRGLHEGAKVIEKHTAQLCVLAEDCNQPDYVKLVKALCADHNVNLITVPSAKTLGEWAGLCKIDSEGKARKVVGCSMLVVKDYGEETEGLHIVQQYLKTQ